The Bernardetia litoralis DSM 6794 genome includes a window with the following:
- a CDS encoding nucleotide pyrophosphohydrolase produces MTLEEAQKTVDDWINQFGVRYFNELTNMAMLTEEVGEVARIIARKYGEQSFKESDKDKELSDELADVLFVIICLANQTGIDLTEALQKNLDKKTKRDGTRHKENEKLK; encoded by the coding sequence ATGACTTTAGAAGAAGCACAAAAAACAGTTGATGATTGGATAAATCAATTTGGAGTTAGATATTTTAATGAACTTACCAATATGGCAATGCTGACTGAAGAAGTGGGAGAGGTTGCTAGGATTATTGCCCGAAAATATGGCGAACAATCTTTCAAAGAATCCGATAAAGACAAAGAGCTTTCTGATGAACTTGCTGATGTTCTTTTTGTGATTATTTGTTTGGCAAATCAAACAGGAATAGATTTGACGGAAGCACTACAAAAAAACTTAGATAAAAAAACAAAACGAGATGGTACAAGACACAAAGAAAATGAAAAATTAAAGTAG
- the bshC gene encoding bacillithiol biosynthesis cysteine-adding enzyme BshC has product MPSNSSTDYSGHCLDFSKTNQFSDIFLDYISQKEELREFYGNLPQLENFEKQIDLKIQKKSFDTKKREILVKALHNQYQNTENPPTEKIDLLKKETTFTVTTGHQLNIYTGTLYFHYKIQTVINACKTLKEKYPKYDFVPVYWMASEDHDLEEIASFNLFGKKYTWQTDQKGAVGRMNTKGLNDLGFKEEKAKELGKFYKEAENKNENLTQATRNIVHSFYQKKGLVIVDGDDKDLKRLFIPIIKNELETQNSYLKIEESSKKLNYLGYKTQVTPREINLFYLEDNLRERIIKNENSQNNENRFEILNTDISFSESEIMELVESNPEKFSPNVALRPVYQETILPNLSYTGGPGELAYWLQLKSMFEYFDVNFPILLPRNFALFIPKVIHQKMNKTNLSFTDIFDSFDTLRINYATQNAENDFLLENERKEIESIFDKVESKSIKTDISLQKSIAGEKHRALKRIEHISKKLRKSEEKKQADSINQIKSIKDNLFPNGSLQERYDNFLNFVINDEDFLIKTQELLNPFDLRFLIMTE; this is encoded by the coding sequence ATGCCTTCCAATTCTTCTACCGACTATTCTGGACACTGTTTAGATTTTTCAAAGACCAATCAATTTTCTGATATTTTCTTAGATTATATTTCTCAAAAAGAAGAATTAAGAGAGTTTTATGGAAATTTGCCACAGCTAGAAAATTTTGAAAAACAGATTGATTTAAAAATACAGAAGAAGAGTTTTGATACAAAAAAACGAGAAATTTTAGTAAAAGCATTGCATAATCAGTATCAAAATACAGAAAACCCACCAACAGAAAAAATAGATTTATTAAAAAAAGAAACCACTTTTACAGTAACAACAGGGCATCAACTCAACATTTATACAGGAACACTTTATTTTCATTACAAAATCCAAACTGTAATAAATGCCTGTAAAACTTTGAAAGAAAAGTATCCAAAATATGATTTTGTGCCTGTTTATTGGATGGCAAGCGAAGACCACGATTTGGAAGAAATTGCTTCTTTCAATTTATTTGGTAAAAAATATACATGGCAAACCGACCAAAAAGGAGCAGTCGGAAGAATGAATACGAAAGGTTTGAATGATTTGGGTTTTAAGGAAGAAAAAGCAAAAGAATTAGGAAAGTTTTATAAAGAAGCTGAAAATAAGAATGAAAATTTGACGCAAGCAACTAGAAATATTGTGCATTCATTTTATCAAAAAAAGGGTTTAGTAATTGTAGATGGTGACGATAAAGATTTGAAAAGATTATTTATTCCAATTATAAAAAATGAATTAGAAACTCAAAATAGCTATTTAAAAATTGAAGAAAGTAGCAAAAAATTAAATTATTTAGGATATAAAACGCAAGTTACACCACGAGAAATCAATCTTTTTTATTTAGAAGATAATTTGCGAGAGCGAATAATAAAAAATGAGAATAGTCAAAATAATGAGAATAGATTTGAAATTTTGAATACAGATATTTCTTTTTCAGAAAGTGAAATAATGGAATTAGTAGAATCAAATCCTGAAAAATTCAGTCCAAATGTTGCTCTTCGTCCTGTTTATCAAGAAACCATTTTACCCAATCTTTCTTATACAGGAGGGCCAGGAGAGTTGGCGTATTGGTTACAATTAAAATCAATGTTTGAGTATTTTGATGTTAATTTTCCAATTCTTTTGCCTCGTAATTTTGCCTTATTTATTCCTAAAGTTATTCATCAAAAAATGAATAAAACAAATCTTTCTTTTACAGATATTTTTGATTCTTTTGATACACTTAGGATAAATTATGCTACACAAAATGCAGAAAATGATTTTTTATTAGAAAATGAAAGAAAGGAAATAGAAAGTATTTTTGATAAAGTAGAATCAAAATCTATAAAAACAGATATTTCGCTACAAAAATCTATTGCAGGAGAAAAACATAGAGCTTTGAAACGAATAGAACATATTTCTAAAAAACTGCGAAAGTCAGAAGAGAAAAAACAAGCTGATTCTATCAATCAAATTAAATCTATAAAAGACAATTTATTTCCTAATGGAAGTTTGCAAGAACGCTATGATAATTTCTTGAATTTTGTAATTAATGATGAAGATTTTTTAATTAAAACACAAGAACTTTTGAATCCATTTGATTTGCGTTTTTTGATTATGACAGAGTAA
- a CDS encoding acyl-CoA dehydrogenase family protein, giving the protein MNTHQTQKNGHYTPSEQSSITPKNVNDKFLSPDFYALDSLLTDEQKLVRDSTREFIKKEVSPIIEECADKHIFPNWLLPKFGEMGCFGPSIPTEYGGGGMDYISYGLIMQEVERGDSGMRSMASVQSSLVMYPIYQFGNEAQRNKYLPKLATGEWLGCFGLTEPNHGSNPSGMLTTIKDMGDHYLLNGSKMWITNSPEADIAVVWAKNEEGRIKGVIVEKGMEGFSAPVIKEKWSLRASVTGELVFDNVKIPKENMLPNKDGLGAPLMCLDSARYGISWGALGAAMDCYDTARRYATERIQFGKPIAGFQLTQKKLAEMLTEITKAQLLSWRLGTLMNEGKATTAQISMAKRNNVEIAINIARESRQILGGMGITGEYPIMRHMANLESVLTYEGTHDIHLLILGREITGIPAFE; this is encoded by the coding sequence ATGAACACACACCAAACACAAAAAAATGGACATTATACACCATCTGAACAATCTAGCATCACTCCAAAAAATGTAAACGACAAATTCCTTTCTCCTGATTTTTATGCTTTAGATTCACTTTTGACAGACGAGCAAAAACTTGTTCGTGATTCTACTCGTGAATTTATCAAAAAAGAGGTTTCTCCAATCATTGAAGAATGTGCAGATAAGCATATTTTTCCCAATTGGTTATTGCCTAAATTTGGCGAAATGGGTTGTTTTGGGCCTAGTATTCCTACCGAATATGGTGGGGGTGGAATGGATTACATTTCGTATGGTTTGATTATGCAAGAGGTTGAACGTGGTGATTCAGGAATGCGTTCGATGGCCTCTGTGCAGTCTTCGCTTGTAATGTATCCAATTTATCAGTTTGGAAATGAAGCACAACGCAATAAATATTTACCAAAATTAGCAACTGGCGAATGGCTAGGCTGTTTTGGATTGACAGAACCAAATCATGGCTCTAATCCTTCAGGAATGCTTACAACAATCAAAGATATGGGCGACCATTATCTTTTGAATGGATCTAAAATGTGGATAACTAATTCTCCTGAAGCTGATATTGCTGTTGTTTGGGCAAAAAATGAAGAAGGAAGAATTAAAGGAGTAATTGTAGAAAAAGGAATGGAAGGTTTTTCTGCGCCAGTTATTAAAGAAAAGTGGTCGCTTCGTGCAAGTGTAACAGGCGAACTTGTTTTTGATAATGTAAAAATTCCTAAAGAAAATATGTTACCAAATAAAGATGGATTAGGCGCACCATTGATGTGTTTGGATTCGGCTCGTTATGGTATTTCTTGGGGTGCTTTGGGTGCTGCGATGGATTGTTACGACACAGCTCGTCGTTATGCTACCGAACGTATTCAGTTTGGTAAACCGATTGCAGGATTCCAATTAACTCAGAAAAAATTAGCTGAAATGCTTACCGAAATCACAAAAGCGCAACTTTTAAGCTGGAGATTAGGAACTTTGATGAATGAAGGAAAGGCAACAACAGCACAAATATCAATGGCAAAGCGTAATAATGTAGAAATTGCGATTAATATTGCTAGAGAATCTCGTCAGATTTTAGGTGGAATGGGAATTACTGGAGAATATCCAATTATGCGCCACATGGCAAACCTTGAGTCTGTCTTGACTTACGAAGGAACACACGATATTCACTTGCTTATCTTAGGAAGAGAAATTACTGGAATCCCTGCTTTTGAGTAA
- a CDS encoding helix-turn-helix domain-containing protein produces the protein MNYKQLIFAREFRGYTQTALAKSIKGLSQSNLSKFEKGFGVLSDEIQNKIMDFLDFPVEFFSKEVEISIANSNYRKKTTISKTQAQNFENKCKLIGLIIDDFSESIDWVDFNFAALNVEEGYSPQYVAQYNRKKIGISLDKPMRNIVSLIESNGIIIYEIDEIEKFDGISFITDKGVPVIIINKNFSNDRKRFTIAHELGHILMHNENNYPVSPSRNKEKEADEFASEFLMPKDAIKSSLRYLKMKDLVDLKSYWLTSMSSIIRRAKDLNCIDKNRYTYFMIEMSRSGFKKKEPVDVYIDNPTCFKNAYNLFKEELEYSTEDFMKYTCLPRDIINEVFSLDNQVKFKTIRLYPN, from the coding sequence ATGAATTACAAACAATTAATATTTGCAAGAGAATTTAGGGGATATACTCAAACTGCATTAGCAAAATCCATAAAAGGTCTTTCGCAATCTAATTTATCCAAATTTGAAAAAGGATTCGGTGTTCTGTCTGATGAGATTCAAAATAAAATTATGGATTTCTTAGATTTTCCAGTTGAATTTTTTAGCAAAGAGGTGGAAATTTCAATAGCAAACTCTAATTATAGAAAAAAAACTACAATCTCAAAAACACAAGCTCAAAACTTTGAAAATAAATGTAAACTAATAGGACTTATAATTGATGATTTTTCAGAAAGTATAGATTGGGTAGATTTTAATTTTGCTGCACTAAATGTAGAAGAAGGCTATTCTCCTCAATATGTTGCACAATATAATCGAAAAAAAATTGGAATATCTTTAGATAAACCTATGCGAAATATTGTTTCTCTAATAGAATCTAATGGAATAATTATATATGAGATTGATGAAATTGAGAAGTTTGATGGAATATCATTCATTACTGATAAAGGTGTTCCTGTAATAATTATCAATAAAAACTTTTCAAATGATAGAAAAAGGTTTACAATAGCTCATGAACTTGGACATATTCTCATGCATAATGAGAATAATTATCCTGTTTCTCCTTCTAGGAATAAGGAAAAAGAAGCAGATGAATTTGCAAGTGAGTTTTTAATGCCTAAAGATGCAATTAAAAGCTCATTAAGATATTTAAAAATGAAAGATCTAGTAGATTTAAAAAGCTATTGGTTAACTTCTATGTCTTCTATAATTAGAAGAGCAAAAGATTTAAACTGTATTGATAAGAACAGATATACATATTTTATGATTGAAATGAGTAGAAGTGGATTTAAGAAGAAAGAACCTGTCGATGTTTATATTGATAATCCTACTTGTTTTAAGAATGCTTATAACTTATTTAAAGAAGAGTTAGAATATAGTACTGAGGATTTTATGAAATATACTTGTTTACCAAGAGATATTATAAATGAAGTATTTTCACTTGATAATCAAGTTAAATTCAAAACTATAAGGTTATATCCAAATTAG